One window of the Eucalyptus grandis isolate ANBG69807.140 chromosome 6, ASM1654582v1, whole genome shotgun sequence genome contains the following:
- the LOC104449277 gene encoding protein sym-1 isoform X2, whose amino-acid sequence MKMAASAVLKHFRRRSTELSVSPAGLAASFESPSLASSQRRRAYAGGSRNGAGNRGGARSSSIPSSEPSLSPPAPHCRPRKDGFLAWYLGSLEARPLVTKCVTSSLIYAAADLTSQMITLPPSSSLDLIRTLRMTAYGLVILGPSQHTWFNTVSRVLPKRDMVTTMKKIFMGQAIYGPCVTTVFFSYNAGLQD is encoded by the exons ATGAAAATGGCGGCGAGCGCCGTACTGAAGCACTTCCGCCGGCGCTCGACGGAGCTCTCGGTCTCGCCCGCCGGTCTCGCCGCCTCCTTCGAATCCCCGTCGCTCGCGAGCTCGCAGCGGCGCAGGGCGTACGCCGGCGGCTCGCGGAACGGGGCCGGCAACCGCGGCGGCGCCAGGAGCAGCTCGATCCCTTCCTCCGAGCCCTCCCTCTCGCCGCCCGCTCCTCATTGCCGGCCGCGGAAGGACGGCTTCCTCGCCTGGTACTTGGGCtcgctcgaggctcggcctctcGTCACCAAGTGCGTCACGTCCTCGCTCATCTACGCCGCCGCCGATCTGACTTCCCAG ATGATCACATTGCCGCCTTCTAGTTCTTTGGACCTGATACGAACGCTGCGGATGACCGCGTATGGATTGGTTATCTTGGGGCCTAGCCAGCACACGTGGTTCAACACCGTGTCGAGAGTCCTACCGAAGCGAGATATGGTGACCactatgaagaaaatatttatggGGCAGGCGATATATGGACCTTGCGTTACCACGGTCTTCTTCTCATACAATGCGGGTCTACAAG ATTGA
- the LOC104449277 gene encoding protein sym-1 isoform X1 produces MKMAASAVLKHFRRRSTELSVSPAGLAASFESPSLASSQRRRAYAGGSRNGAGNRGGARSSSIPSSEPSLSPPAPHCRPRKDGFLAWYLGSLEARPLVTKCVTSSLIYAAADLTSQMITLPPSSSLDLIRTLRMTAYGLVILGPSQHTWFNTVSRVLPKRDMVTTMKKIFMGQAIYGPCVTTVFFSYNAGLQGETFGDIVGRLRRDLLPTMRNGILFWPICDFFTFKFIPVHLQPLANSSCAYVWSIYLTYMASLKKASSD; encoded by the exons ATGAAAATGGCGGCGAGCGCCGTACTGAAGCACTTCCGCCGGCGCTCGACGGAGCTCTCGGTCTCGCCCGCCGGTCTCGCCGCCTCCTTCGAATCCCCGTCGCTCGCGAGCTCGCAGCGGCGCAGGGCGTACGCCGGCGGCTCGCGGAACGGGGCCGGCAACCGCGGCGGCGCCAGGAGCAGCTCGATCCCTTCCTCCGAGCCCTCCCTCTCGCCGCCCGCTCCTCATTGCCGGCCGCGGAAGGACGGCTTCCTCGCCTGGTACTTGGGCtcgctcgaggctcggcctctcGTCACCAAGTGCGTCACGTCCTCGCTCATCTACGCCGCCGCCGATCTGACTTCCCAG ATGATCACATTGCCGCCTTCTAGTTCTTTGGACCTGATACGAACGCTGCGGATGACCGCGTATGGATTGGTTATCTTGGGGCCTAGCCAGCACACGTGGTTCAACACCGTGTCGAGAGTCCTACCGAAGCGAGATATGGTGACCactatgaagaaaatatttatggGGCAGGCGATATATGGACCTTGCGTTACCACGGTCTTCTTCTCATACAATGCGGGTCTACAAG GTGAAACTTTTGGTGATATTGTTGGCAGATTGAGGCGAGATCTACTGCCTACCATGAGAAATGGCATTTTATTTTGGCctatttgtgattttttcacATTCAAGTTCATCCCTGTGCATTTACAG CCATTGGCGAACAGTTCTTGTGCATATGTATGGAGCATTTATTTAACATACATGGCAAGCTTGAAAAAAGCGAGTTCTGACTGA